One Nicotiana tomentosiformis chromosome 4, ASM39032v3, whole genome shotgun sequence genomic window carries:
- the LOC138909615 gene encoding uncharacterized protein codes for MGRQDHESSPNVVTIILLVSSYDVYAFINTRSTLSYVTPLVASKFGIQPELIEPFEVSTPVGDPVIAKRVYRDCIVVVRSHSTVADLIELDMVEFDVIMGMDWLDSCYANVDCRSKMVRFQFLGEPVLEWKVNTASSRGSFISYLKTRKMIRKGYIYHLVWVKDVKAELRTLQSIPVVNEFPDVFLDELLGLLPEREIEFAINILPDTQPISIPPYRMAPAELRELKDQLRDLLEKGFIRPSEGIRVDRQKIEAVKTWPRPTTPTKFRNFVGLAGYYRRFVEGFSSLSVPLTKLTQKALKDRLTSAPVPILPKGTDGYAIYCDTPGVGLGCVLMQHGKLVTEVKERQYEDLVLAHYKDTAPQKEKTPFEITIDGVLRYRGRLCVRNVAGLRQQVMGETHYSRYSVHPGATKMYHNIREIYWWDKIKNDIIDVVSHCPNCQHVKIEHQKPGCQAERTIQTLEDMLRACVIDFRGRWDDHLPLIEFAYNNSYHSSIQMVPYEDLYG; via the exons aTGGGTCGACAGGATCATGAGTCGTCACCTAATGTTGTTACAATTATATTattagtctcctcatatgatgtatatgcatttaTTAATACACgttccaccttatcgtacgtcactccgttggttgctagtaagtttgggatacAACCTGAGTTAATTGAACCTTTTGaagtgtctacacctgttggagatccagtgatagctaaacgggtatatagagattgtatagtagtagttcgTAGTCATTCTACAGTAGCAGAtctgattgagttagatatggtagaatttgatgttataatgggtatggattggttggattcttgttatgctaatgttgattgtagatcaaagatggttcggttccaATTTTTAGGGGAGCCAGTTCTGGAGTGGAAAGTTAATACTGCATCGTCGAGAGGTAgttttatttcctatctcaagacaaggaagatgattagaaagggctatatttatcacttagtttggGTAAAGGACGTGAAAGCAGAGTTACGTACCCTTCAGTCTATCCCGgtagttaatgagtttcccgatgtttttctCGATGAGCTTCTAGGACTTCTGCCagagcgggagattgagtttgctattaacatattaccagatactcagccaatatctattcctccttatagaatggcacctgcagagctgagagagttgaaagatcaattgagggatttgcttgaaaaaggctttatcagaccca gtgagggtatccgggttgatagacagaagattgaggcagtgaagacttggcctagacccacgacaccgacaaAGTTTCGTAACTTcgtaggtttggcaggttattataggagatttgtagagggcttttcttctctttcagtaccattgacaaagttgactcagaag GCActgaaggacagattgacttcagcaccagttccgATACTCCCAAAGGGAActgatggttatgctatctattgtgacacTCCGggtgttggattgggttgtgtactgatgcagcatggtaag ttagtaactgaagtgaaggaacgccagtatgaggatctTGTGCTAGCTCATTACAAAGATACTGCCCCTCAAaaagagaagacaccatttgagattacaatagatggagtcctcagatatcgaggtcgattatgtgttcgtAATGTGGCAGGActgcgccagcaggttatgggagaaactcactattctcgttattctgttcatccaggagcgacgaagatgtatcataatatcagggaaatatactggtgggacaaaATAAAGAATGATATAATAGATGTTGTTTCTCATTGTCCTAATTGTCAGcatgttaagattgagcatcagaaacctg GCTGTCaggctgaacgtactattcagacacttgaggatatgctacgggcatgtgtgatagacttcaggggtagatgggatgatcatcttccgcttattgagtttgcatataataatagctatcattctagcattcagatggttccATATGAAGATCTTTATGGATGA